In Desulfuromonadales bacterium, the genomic stretch GCGAGCGAGTGATGGCTCACTATGCCGACCAGAACGGCTATCCCTTTCGCTCCATCGGCAAGCTCCTCATCGAGCGTGGCGAGATGACCCGTGATCAGATGTCGATGCAGGCAATCCGCGCCTGGGCCCGAAGCCATCCCGACGAGACGCGCAGTCTGCTTGCCGAGAATCCGAGCTACGTCTTCTTCAGCGAACTGGCCGCCGATGACCGGCCGCCTCCCGGCGCCCTCGGCGTTCGGCTGACCGCAGAACGCAGCCTGGCCGTCGATCCGCGCACTATCCCCCTCGGTGCCCCGGTCTTCCTCGCGACCACCCGCCCCAGCAGCCCAGTGCCGTTGCAGCGGCTGATGGTGGCCCAGGACACCGGCGGCGCCATCAAGGGGGAGGTGCGCGCCGACTTTTTCTGGGGGATGGGGGATGCCGCCGGGGAACTGGCCGGCAGGATGAAGCAGCAAGGGCGCCTCTGGGTGCTCTATCCCGTCGATGCCCTGCCGCCCGGGGCGGAGTCGCCTTAGGCATGGCTCCCCTTAGACCGTCGTTGATTGACTCTTTTGCCCCTTGACTTCGCAGAAACAGGTTTCAGAATAATTTGACTTGCAAAAAGCCCCGCATATTGTATACGAAATAAAGACAGACGAAAAATCTCAAATTTTACTCTATATGTTGATGGAATATGACGCTTCAATATTTCCAGTCCCGAACGGGCTGCAGCTCGGTTAGGGTTATTCATTATTCAAAAGTGCCAGCCAAGGGAAAAGGGACAGGTATCCTGCATCAAATCGATCGCATAGGGACCCCGAGCAGAGGAGGAAAGAATGGATACGCTCCGTCGAGATTATCCTGGACTGAGTCTCATCCTGGCGGGAGAGATTGTGGCAATCACCTTCATCTGGTCAACAGCACGCTATGTATTTGAACTTCCCTTGGGCTACTCTGTCTCAGGAATTATTGCCGTCGCCATCGCCGGTGTCACATTCACTGCAATACTCCCTATCGTATATCGCACAACCCTTGCAACCCTGCTATTCCTAAACTTCTCCATCGTCAGCATCGCAGCCGCTTGGGCTGCCGGCATCATCCACATTATAGCCGGTCAGGCGGCCTATTTTCTCATTGCACTCGCATTTGTCACCACCGCCTGCAGTGCTGCCGCCGCAAATGAGGCCGGCCTGAAATTCGGCAAAGCCATGGCCATGACTATCTGGGCGTCAGCGATTGTTTTCGGCAGTTTCCGGCTCATGGCTCTTGGTGATGTCAGCAGTGGCTTGGCCATTGCCGTAATGGGCAGCATGAGTACCCTTCTTCTGGGCTCCGTCCTTCAGCGAGTCGAGGGGAAAAAACTGTATTCAATTTCTTAGCAGGGGATGGAGTTCGGGGAGATGATTTTGGCCAGGAAAAATCCATAAGAAGGCAGGCCCATCGGTTTGGCCCTTGAAGTTGACACCAATTATCGGTGTACCTGTTGAAAGGCGCAGAACTTAAAATTCTGTGAATAATCACACGGCGGTTCGGAAATATCGCCCATCGCATTCCAATACACAAAAACTCAGGAGGTCTGTCGGTGCAGTTCGGGCTTGAGTAATAACCAACCTTTCTACAAAGGGAGTTGCGGGGATTCGCCAGCCGGGAGGGGATAAGTCTGATTTGCGATGTCATGAGAGCTCTCAGGCCTAACCCTGAATTGCCGCGTAATTCCGGACACGAAAAAGAGCCACTCCAATCCTACTGATCAGAGTGGCTCTTCCCCTTTGCACTGAGCACCGGGACTCAGTCCTCAGCCGCAGTTACAGGCAGAACAGTCATCAGTAACGCCGCATCCTTTCGGAATCATGCTTTCCTTCGCCCACTGTGTGATGTCGGGTGCGAAATGCAGGTACAAGTCCTCGCTTTCTGCCAGCGGAATCCAGTAGGAATCGAGAACGGCCCCTCGGAAGTCGAAGTAAGCTACAACTCGCTTGGCGGTCTGCTCGGCAAGAGCCTGGTTAGCCAGGCATCCTTTGTGGTGCTCCCTTTTCCCCATTTCAACACAGC encodes the following:
- a CDS encoding MltA domain-containing protein, coding for MVEGWPGDDPGVALIAFRQSCRAIGRKPVWEEVCAEAARIDPIDEAAVRTFFTGCFIPYRVSRPDGKESGVITGYYVPDLAGSRTPSERFAWPLYAVPDDLLIIDLRSVYPDLANYRLRGRLVGRRVVPYWDRAEIDGEQAPLKGRELLWVEDPVELFFLHIQGSGRITLENGERVMAHYADQNGYPFRSIGKLLIERGEMTRDQMSMQAIRAWARSHPDETRSLLAENPSYVFFSELAADDRPPPGALGVRLTAERSLAVDPRTIPLGAPVFLATTRPSSPVPLQRLMVAQDTGGAIKGEVRADFFWGMGDAAGELAGRMKQQGRLWVLYPVDALPPGAESP